In one Rhea pennata isolate bPtePen1 chromosome 15, bPtePen1.pri, whole genome shotgun sequence genomic region, the following are encoded:
- the NDUFB10 gene encoding NADH dehydrogenase [ubiquinone] 1 beta subcomplex subunit 10, with protein MPEDRDWEVYKAPPTRTPIPEKSTSLPNPVHIFQTAFSYVFDRPVTFVREWIERQQAKNKFYYYHQKFRRVPDLSECMEGDYLCFFEAEAQWRRDRMVDQEIVAIIRERFAACQQREGPNQLQNCAKEMEQLVQATKAYQDKYGDLGAHGNARTCLMKQKHRMMEERKAQENAEQQI; from the exons atGCCGGAAGACCGGGACTGGGAGGTGTACAAGGCGCCGCCGACCCGCACCCCCATCCCCGAGAAGAGCACGTCGCTGCCCAACCCGGTCCACATCTTCCAGACCGCTTTCAGCTATGTCTTCGACCGGCCCGTCACCTTCGTCCGAG AGTGGATCGAGCGCCAGCAAGCCAAGAACAAATTCTACTATTACCACCAGAAGTTTCGCCGCGTGCCCGACCTGAGCGAGTGCATGGAGGGCGACTACCTCTGCTTCTTCGAGGCAGAAGCACAGTGGAGAAGGGATAG GATGGTGGATCAAGAAATTGTGGCAATCATCCGGGAAAGGTTTGCTGCATGCCAGCAGAGGGAAGGACCGAATCAGCTTCAGAACTGTGCAAAAGAGATGGAGCAGCTGGTTCAAGCCACCAAAGCCTATCAGGACAAAT aTGGAGATCTTGGTGCCCATGGAAATGCAAGGACATGTTTGATGAAACAGAAGCACAGGAtgatggaagaaaggaaggcacaagaaaatgcagagcagcagaTCTGA
- the RPL3L gene encoding ribosomal protein uL3-like isoform X3 translates to MTHTLREVHRPGLKISKREEVEAVTIIETPPVVVVGVVGYIETPKGLRNFKTVFAEHISDECRRRFYKNWHKSKKKAFTKYCKKWRDEDGKRQLEKDFAAMKKYCKVIRVIVHTQMKLLPLRQKKAHVMEIQLNGGTVAEKVDWVRERLEKQISVHSVFSQNEMIDVIGVTKGHGMKGVTSRWHSKKLPRKTHKGLRKVACIGAWHPARVGYSVARAGQKGYHHRTELNKKIYRIGRGIHVEDGKLVKNNASTNYDVTEKTITPLGGFPHYGEVNNDFLMLKGCVVGTKKRVLTLRKSLLVHTNRRAREAIELKFIDTTSKFGHGCFQTAQEKRAFMGPQKKHLVKEKPHMQEEL, encoded by the exons ATGACACACACCCTGCGGGAGGTGCACAGGCCTGGGCTCA AGATCTCCAAGAGGGAGGAGGTAGAGGCAGTGACCATCATCGAGACCCCCCCAGTGGTGGTGGTCGGGGTTGTGGGGTACATAGAAACACCAAAGGGCTTGAGAAATTTCAAGACTGTTTTTGCTGAGCACATCAGTGATGAGTGCAGACGCCGCTTCTACAAGAACTG GCACAAGAGCAAGAAGAAGGCATTCACCAAGTACTGCAAAAAATGGCGGGATGAGGATGGCAAAAGGCAACTGGAGAAGGATTTTGCAGCtatgaaaaaatactgcaagGTCATTCGTGTCATTGTGCACACACAG ATGAAGCTGCTCCCGCTGCGGCAGAAGAAGGCTCACGTGATGGAGATCCAGCTGAATGGTGGGACAGTGGCAGAGAAGGTCGACTGGGTCCGTGAGAGACTGGAGAAGCAGATCTCTGTGCACAGCGTCTTCAGCCAGAATGAGATGATTGATGTCATTGGTGTGACCAAGGGGCATGGGATGAAAG GGGTGACGAGCCGTTGGCACTCCAAGAAGCTCCCCAGGAAGACACATAAGGGATTACGCAAAGTTGCCTGCATCGGAGCCTGGCACCCAGCCCGGGTTGGCTACTCTGTAGCACGTGCTGGTCAAAAGGGCTACCATCACCGCACGGAGCTCAACAAGAAG ATTTACCGCATTGGCCGTGGGATCCACGTGGAAGATGGCAAACTGGTGAAGAACAACGCCTCGACGAACTACGATGTCACGGAAAAGACCATCACACCTCTG GGTGGCTTTCCTCACTATGGGGAGGTCAACAACGACTTCCTGATGCTGAAAGGCTGCGTCGTGGGCACAAAGAAGCGAGTGCTCACTCTGCGGAAG TCCCTTCTGGTGCACACAAACCGCCGGGCTCGGGAAGCCATTGAACTCAAGTTCATTGATACCACTTCCAAATTTGGCCACGGCTGCTTCCAGACAGCTCAGGAGAAGCGGGCTTTCATG GGCCCGCAGAAGAAACACTTGGTGAAAGAAAAGCCGCATATGCAGGAAGAGCTGTAA
- the RPL3L gene encoding ribosomal protein uL3-like isoform X2: MSHRKFSAPRHGHLGFLPHKRSRRHRGKVKTWPKDDPSKPVHLTAFLGYKAGMTHTLREVHRPGLKISKREEVEAVTIIETPPVVVVGVVGYIETPKGLRNFKTVFAEHISDECRRRFYKNWHKSKKKAFTKYCKKWRDEDGKRQLEKDFAAMKKYCKVIRVIVHTQMKLLPLRQKKAHVMEIQLNGGTVAEKVDWVRERLEKQISVHSVFSQNEMIDVIGVTKGHGMKGVTSRWHSKKLPRKTHKGLRKVACIGAWHPARVGYSVARAGQKGYHHRTELNKKIYRIGRGIHVEDGKLVKNNASTNYDVTEKTITPLGGFPHYGEVNNDFLMLKGCVVGTKKRVLTLRKSLLVHTNRRAREAIELKFIDTTSKFGHGCFQTAQEKRAFMGPQKKHLVKEKPHMQEEL; the protein is encoded by the exons ATG TCCCACCGCAAGTTCTCTGCTCCCCGGCATGGCCACCTGGGCTTCCTCCCCCACAAGAGGAGCCGTCGCCACCGAGGGAAGGTGAAGACGTGGCCTAAGGATGACCCCAGCAAACCAGTTCACCTGACAGCTTTCCTGGGCTACAAAGCTGGCATGACACACACCCTGCGGGAGGTGCACAGGCCTGGGCTCA AGATCTCCAAGAGGGAGGAGGTAGAGGCAGTGACCATCATCGAGACCCCCCCAGTGGTGGTGGTCGGGGTTGTGGGGTACATAGAAACACCAAAGGGCTTGAGAAATTTCAAGACTGTTTTTGCTGAGCACATCAGTGATGAGTGCAGACGCCGCTTCTACAAGAACTG GCACAAGAGCAAGAAGAAGGCATTCACCAAGTACTGCAAAAAATGGCGGGATGAGGATGGCAAAAGGCAACTGGAGAAGGATTTTGCAGCtatgaaaaaatactgcaagGTCATTCGTGTCATTGTGCACACACAG ATGAAGCTGCTCCCGCTGCGGCAGAAGAAGGCTCACGTGATGGAGATCCAGCTGAATGGTGGGACAGTGGCAGAGAAGGTCGACTGGGTCCGTGAGAGACTGGAGAAGCAGATCTCTGTGCACAGCGTCTTCAGCCAGAATGAGATGATTGATGTCATTGGTGTGACCAAGGGGCATGGGATGAAAG GGGTGACGAGCCGTTGGCACTCCAAGAAGCTCCCCAGGAAGACACATAAGGGATTACGCAAAGTTGCCTGCATCGGAGCCTGGCACCCAGCCCGGGTTGGCTACTCTGTAGCACGTGCTGGTCAAAAGGGCTACCATCACCGCACGGAGCTCAACAAGAAG ATTTACCGCATTGGCCGTGGGATCCACGTGGAAGATGGCAAACTGGTGAAGAACAACGCCTCGACGAACTACGATGTCACGGAAAAGACCATCACACCTCTG GGTGGCTTTCCTCACTATGGGGAGGTCAACAACGACTTCCTGATGCTGAAAGGCTGCGTCGTGGGCACAAAGAAGCGAGTGCTCACTCTGCGGAAG TCCCTTCTGGTGCACACAAACCGCCGGGCTCGGGAAGCCATTGAACTCAAGTTCATTGATACCACTTCCAAATTTGGCCACGGCTGCTTCCAGACAGCTCAGGAGAAGCGGGCTTTCATG GGCCCGCAGAAGAAACACTTGGTGAAAGAAAAGCCGCATATGCAGGAAGAGCTGTAA
- the RPL3L gene encoding ribosomal protein uL3-like isoform X1, translating into MSKLLDISHRKFSAPRHGHLGFLPHKRSRRHRGKVKTWPKDDPSKPVHLTAFLGYKAGMTHTLREVHRPGLKISKREEVEAVTIIETPPVVVVGVVGYIETPKGLRNFKTVFAEHISDECRRRFYKNWHKSKKKAFTKYCKKWRDEDGKRQLEKDFAAMKKYCKVIRVIVHTQMKLLPLRQKKAHVMEIQLNGGTVAEKVDWVRERLEKQISVHSVFSQNEMIDVIGVTKGHGMKGVTSRWHSKKLPRKTHKGLRKVACIGAWHPARVGYSVARAGQKGYHHRTELNKKIYRIGRGIHVEDGKLVKNNASTNYDVTEKTITPLGGFPHYGEVNNDFLMLKGCVVGTKKRVLTLRKSLLVHTNRRAREAIELKFIDTTSKFGHGCFQTAQEKRAFMGPQKKHLVKEKPHMQEEL; encoded by the exons atgagcaAACTGCTGGATATA TCCCACCGCAAGTTCTCTGCTCCCCGGCATGGCCACCTGGGCTTCCTCCCCCACAAGAGGAGCCGTCGCCACCGAGGGAAGGTGAAGACGTGGCCTAAGGATGACCCCAGCAAACCAGTTCACCTGACAGCTTTCCTGGGCTACAAAGCTGGCATGACACACACCCTGCGGGAGGTGCACAGGCCTGGGCTCA AGATCTCCAAGAGGGAGGAGGTAGAGGCAGTGACCATCATCGAGACCCCCCCAGTGGTGGTGGTCGGGGTTGTGGGGTACATAGAAACACCAAAGGGCTTGAGAAATTTCAAGACTGTTTTTGCTGAGCACATCAGTGATGAGTGCAGACGCCGCTTCTACAAGAACTG GCACAAGAGCAAGAAGAAGGCATTCACCAAGTACTGCAAAAAATGGCGGGATGAGGATGGCAAAAGGCAACTGGAGAAGGATTTTGCAGCtatgaaaaaatactgcaagGTCATTCGTGTCATTGTGCACACACAG ATGAAGCTGCTCCCGCTGCGGCAGAAGAAGGCTCACGTGATGGAGATCCAGCTGAATGGTGGGACAGTGGCAGAGAAGGTCGACTGGGTCCGTGAGAGACTGGAGAAGCAGATCTCTGTGCACAGCGTCTTCAGCCAGAATGAGATGATTGATGTCATTGGTGTGACCAAGGGGCATGGGATGAAAG GGGTGACGAGCCGTTGGCACTCCAAGAAGCTCCCCAGGAAGACACATAAGGGATTACGCAAAGTTGCCTGCATCGGAGCCTGGCACCCAGCCCGGGTTGGCTACTCTGTAGCACGTGCTGGTCAAAAGGGCTACCATCACCGCACGGAGCTCAACAAGAAG ATTTACCGCATTGGCCGTGGGATCCACGTGGAAGATGGCAAACTGGTGAAGAACAACGCCTCGACGAACTACGATGTCACGGAAAAGACCATCACACCTCTG GGTGGCTTTCCTCACTATGGGGAGGTCAACAACGACTTCCTGATGCTGAAAGGCTGCGTCGTGGGCACAAAGAAGCGAGTGCTCACTCTGCGGAAG TCCCTTCTGGTGCACACAAACCGCCGGGCTCGGGAAGCCATTGAACTCAAGTTCATTGATACCACTTCCAAATTTGGCCACGGCTGCTTCCAGACAGCTCAGGAGAAGCGGGCTTTCATG GGCCCGCAGAAGAAACACTTGGTGAAAGAAAAGCCGCATATGCAGGAAGAGCTGTAA